The sequence below is a genomic window from Sorangiineae bacterium MSr12523.
AACTTACCAGCGTTTATCGCGTTTCCTCGTTACGAAATGACAAATTGATCACATTTGTCAAAACGTAATATTTGTTCCGCATGAAAATTGGTACGCCATCTACGATGCTGACGCGCAAACGCGCGGCCCTCGTCGCATTGCGAGGGTCGCGCGTGGCGATGCAAAGCGCTTTATTTTCAGTGCGGCGATCGTTGCGCGCTCCATTGGGGCGCTGCGTCGTCCTTTGCAGGGGAGCCCGACGCTCCGCGATCCTCGCGACCGAAAAGCCAGAGGGTGGCGGATGCCGCAAAAGTGAGGAGACCGCCGAGCACGAGAGCGCCCGATACGGAGAATCCGTCCACGATGCGGCCGCCGAGCAATGCACCCGATGCGATGGCAATTTGAAACGTAGAAACCAGCAGCGCCGAGCCGCTTTCGAAGTCCGCGGGAGCAGCCTTGTACATCCATGCTTGCACGACGATGGGCACGGCACCGAAGGCCAGCCCCCAGAGCGTGGCAAGGACCGTGGCCGCGGTGCGGTTGCCGCCGAGTGCGGGTGAAAGCACCAACACGATGCCCAGCAAGAGGGCCGTCACGGCGTAGGCGCCACGCACGCTTCGGCCCGAGGCGAACTCGCCGAAGAAGGTGCCGAAGAAGCCGGCCGCGCCGTAGGCGAAGAGGACAGCGGTGATCATCTTCTCGTCCATCACCGGGACCTGCTGCAGAAACGGCTTCAAGTACGTATAGGCGGCAAAGTGCCCGCCGGCCGTGAACAGCACCGCCACGAGACCCACGCGCGCATTGCGCACGCGCAGGAGCCCGAGCAATTGTCCGGCGCGGATGGCCTGCGTCGCCGGCAGCCGCGGCAAAAGGAGAATCTGCGCGAGGAGAACCAACGCCGCGAGGCCCGCGGTGGCGCCGAACACGACGCGCCACCCGGAGATGGAACCGAGCAACGTCGCGGCAGGGACGCCGCACACGGTGGCGAGCGAAACGCCCACCGCGATGATGGATGTGGCGCGTCCACCCGATTCTTCCGGGACCAAGCGCCGGCCCAAGGCCATGGCAAAGGTCCAGAAGCCGCCGATGCAAATACCCACCAGCACGCGGCCGGCGAGGAGAACGGGAAAGTTCGGCGCGAGCGCCGCGATGACATTGGAGGCGATGAGCAGAATCGTCAGCGCCCAGAGAATGAGCCGGCGATCGAGTTTGCCCGCAGCGAGGATCCAGGCGGGCGCGGCAAAGGTGGCGACGATGCCGGGGGTGGTGACCATCAGGCCTGCGGTGCCGTCGGAGATGTGCAGGCTTTTGGCGATGTCGGTGAGAAGGCCAATGGGAAGAAATTCGGTGGTGACCATCGCGAAGGTGCCAACCGCGATCGAGGCCACCGCCAACCATGACTGCAGAACGGAACGAGGCTCCATGTTCGGTAGGAGCCATGTAGTTCCGACCTACCGGTGGTCAAGGTCATTTTGTAACGATTGCTATGAAATGAAATTTCTGCGCGCTCGACGCGTTAGGGCCCGGTAGCGAGCTTGCGCACGAGGCGATCGAGGAATTCGCGGCCTTCGTAGAAGGAGCGCGCGAGCACGCGTTCGTCCTTGCCGTGGGCGCGCGTGTCGTCGATGTCGCTGAACTCGCCGGAGACTCCGTAGCAGGCGATGCCCGCGCGTCGCAGATGCGAGCCGTCGGTCGCGGCCGTAAGCATGACGGGAAGTGTAGGCACACCGGGCCACATGGAGTTGGTGATGCCCTCGACGGCCTTGAGCACCTCGGGCGACAGCGGCGAGGCCGGCGCTGCAGGCAAGTGGGGAATCATCCGGATCTCGATTTGCGCATCGTCGATCACGCGCCGGAGCGTCTCTTCGATGCGCGATTGTTCCGTGCCGGGCAAGATGCGGCAGTTGATGGTCGCGCGCGCCGACTGCGGAAGGGCGTTTTCGGCGTGACCTCCCTGCAGCATCGTGGCGACGCACGTCGTGCGCAAGGTTGCATTGTACAAAGGGTGCTCCGACAGACGTGCCGCCGCCGCGGTATCGCCGCTCTTCGCCACCGCGGCCATGTCCGCATTGTGCTCGATGACCGCAAGCCGCTCGAAATACGCGCGCGTCGTATCATTGAGCTCCACGGGGAATACGAATTTGGAGATGCGCGTCAGCGCCTCGGACAAGCGATAGATGGCGTTGTCGCGGCTGGGCAGGGAGCTATGTCCGCCCTTGTTTTTCGCCTCGATCTCCCAGGACGTGAAAAGCTTTTCGGACGTCTGAAGCTCGTTGGCAATGTACTTGCCCTTTTTGATTTGGCCGCTGCCTCCTTCGTTGATAGCCAGCTCCGCATCGATGAGATCGCGGTGCTTTTCGAGCAGCCAGCGCACGCCATCGTACGGACCGCTCTCTTCGCCCGAGGTCAGTGCCAAAATGATGTCGCGGTTGGGGACGATGCCCTCCTTCTTCATCTTCATCATCCCCACCAGGATGGTGACGAAGTTGGCGGCCATGTCTTTGTCGTCGCTGGTGCCCCGCCCGTAGAAGTACCCATCCTGTTCGCGAAAGACGAACGGGTCGAATGACCAATCTTCCTTTTTGGCCTCCACGACATCGAGGTGGGCCAAAAGCAGCAGCGGTCGCTTCTTTCCGCTGCCGCGCAGCCGCGCGACCAGGTTTCCATGCCGCGGCTCCTCGCCGAGGACCTTGAGATCCGCCTCGGGGAAGCCGGCGCTGCGGAGGCGCGTCGCCATGGCCTGGGCGGCCTTCGTCGTATCGCCCGACGACTCCGTGGTGTTGATCTCGATGAGCTCCTTCAACGTGTCACGCGCATACGCATCGTACGCATTGGGCGCGCGCGTGGCGCCCCGCTCGACCGCCTGACCGCTGCGCGGGGCGGCCTGCGACGTGGAGCCCGCACACGATGCAGCAAGCAAGGAAACGGCGACGGCGAAAAAGGGCAGGGTTGGGCGCATCTTGCGCCTACTCTACTGACTGCGGGCGAACTCGAGGGCAAATTCGATGTCGGCGGCGGCCAGGCGGTCTTCGATCAAAACGGGCACGCGGGCGCGGAGGCTGCGATGGATGGCATCGACGCGGGCTGGCACGTTGAGCGCTGGCTCCGCGAGCGCGCGAAGATCGATCGCTTGCGCGGCCGTGAGCAGCTCGATGGCGAGCACGGTTTCGGCGAGCGTCATCGCGCGGGCGGCACGCCGTGCGGCGAGGGCGCTCATCGAGCCATGATCCTCAGTCCCATTGCTCACCGGAATCGATTGCACGGTGGCCGGCATGCACGCGGTGCGAAGCTCGCCCACGAGGGCGGCCGCCGTATACTGATGGATCATGAAGGCCGAGTGAAGGCCCGCCTTGGCCCGCGGGTGAAGAAGGAACGCGGGCAGGCCATTGTTCAGGGCCGGGTCGAGAAGACGCGCCGTTCGGCGCTCGCTCATTTGCGCCACGTTGACCGCGGACGTGACCAGGGCATCGAGCACCTCGGCCACGGGGGCCGCATGCATTACGCCCGAGTTGTTCGTGAGGCTGCCGTCGGCGAGCAAGGTCGGGTTGTCCACCGGGCGATTCAATTCGATGGCCAGCACCTGCT
It includes:
- a CDS encoding MFS transporter codes for the protein MEPRSVLQSWLAVASIAVGTFAMVTTEFLPIGLLTDIAKSLHISDGTAGLMVTTPGIVATFAAPAWILAAGKLDRRLILWALTILLIASNVIAALAPNFPVLLAGRVLVGICIGGFWTFAMALGRRLVPEESGGRATSIIAVGVSLATVCGVPAATLLGSISGWRVVFGATAGLAALVLLAQILLLPRLPATQAIRAGQLLGLLRVRNARVGLVAVLFTAGGHFAAYTYLKPFLQQVPVMDEKMITAVLFAYGAAGFFGTFFGEFASGRSVRGAYAVTALLLGIVLVLSPALGGNRTAATVLATLWGLAFGAVPIVVQAWMYKAAPADFESGSALLVSTFQIAIASGALLGGRIVDGFSVSGALVLGGLLTFAASATLWLFGREDRGASGSPAKDDAAPQWSAQRSPH
- a CDS encoding M20/M25/M40 family metallo-hydrolase: MRPTLPFFAVAVSLLAASCAGSTSQAAPRSGQAVERGATRAPNAYDAYARDTLKELIEINTTESSGDTTKAAQAMATRLRSAGFPEADLKVLGEEPRHGNLVARLRGSGKKRPLLLLAHLDVVEAKKEDWSFDPFVFREQDGYFYGRGTSDDKDMAANFVTILVGMMKMKKEGIVPNRDIILALTSGEESGPYDGVRWLLEKHRDLIDAELAINEGGSGQIKKGKYIANELQTSEKLFTSWEIEAKNKGGHSSLPSRDNAIYRLSEALTRISKFVFPVELNDTTRAYFERLAVIEHNADMAAVAKSGDTAAAARLSEHPLYNATLRTTCVATMLQGGHAENALPQSARATINCRILPGTEQSRIEETLRRVIDDAQIEIRMIPHLPAAPASPLSPEVLKAVEGITNSMWPGVPTLPVMLTAATDGSHLRRAGIACYGVSGEFSDIDDTRAHGKDERVLARSFYEGREFLDRLVRKLATGP